From Bacillus sp. FSL K6-3431, the proteins below share one genomic window:
- a CDS encoding AraC family transcriptional regulator, producing MKKRSTSRLQLSYIISYMLIFIVPFSIMSLIFYYNSVNSLRDEIEISNINNLRNIKNIVDDRMKELNEIGALISYDPKLSPYRVSMNEFRPEAIDELKKYKENSAIIDELYLYYFNQNEIFSADGHMSVDTFLEYQSSLQIADKDFFTENLSNINIPIISTYVKPFDDNPAFVYPLPPGPVSSFGVVLMKLEDTFFKNMINNILGSYEGIVFIFDQNNEVIATYSNDSTKLNVVNVKSILDKNASISELTIDKVNYSILKVKSDTSNWSYVTALPTNQFFSKVSEFRTFMLLIFLFIVIVASILSIYIALRQYHPIEKMIDIVKRKDNTYPLSNKNELDNLRIIIENLYAKHEDLNNKFVKQEPLVRDQCLITLLQGHTKAVNQSKELFHSLNLHFTGDYSFVFVTSFSKEQLSDIDMRQLDLASSQLLQDARLYSVELINEKVIAYIINGNMNKKEEKKKFLSQFMQLLMANEKNLCIGVGKTYPGKESINRSFIEASAAFEHGTANQIRGVIHFEEIKEQQETMWLPKTHLLKLTQSCKQGNPKIANEAIKSLIAWLSDAPIHLVKHMQYDIINTIIKTASETGISINLKKADYHFDVGSFKQFESDLAELAKEVCLEISQKKENQKNQLQIDILTYINNHFQDYALSLENMAQNFNLSASYLSRFIKDETQKTFSQYVWELRLAEVKKQLIETNSPIKEIISEVGYIDAPNFTRKFKNSVGLTPSEYRNIHSKAK from the coding sequence ATGAAAAAAAGATCGACTTCCAGATTGCAACTATCTTATATTATTTCATATATGTTAATTTTTATTGTCCCTTTCTCAATTATGTCACTGATCTTCTATTATAATTCAGTTAATAGTTTGAGAGATGAAATTGAAATATCCAATATAAATAACCTCAGAAACATTAAAAATATTGTTGATGATCGCATGAAAGAATTAAATGAAATCGGTGCTCTCATCTCTTATGATCCTAAATTATCGCCTTATCGTGTCAGTATGAATGAGTTCCGCCCTGAAGCAATTGATGAACTAAAAAAATACAAAGAAAACAGCGCCATTATCGATGAACTATACTTATATTATTTTAATCAAAATGAGATATTTTCAGCAGACGGTCATATGTCGGTTGATACCTTTTTAGAGTACCAATCTAGTTTACAAATTGCAGACAAAGACTTTTTTACCGAGAATTTAAGTAATATAAATATTCCAATAATTTCTACCTATGTTAAACCATTTGATGATAATCCAGCTTTTGTTTATCCTCTTCCACCCGGACCTGTTAGTTCTTTTGGTGTTGTCCTTATGAAATTGGAAGATACCTTTTTTAAAAATATGATTAATAATATTTTAGGCAGTTATGAAGGAATTGTGTTTATCTTCGATCAAAATAACGAAGTCATAGCTACCTATTCCAACGATAGTACCAAACTAAATGTAGTTAATGTGAAAAGTATTCTTGACAAAAATGCTAGTATTAGTGAATTAACTATTGATAAAGTAAATTATTCAATTTTAAAGGTTAAATCTGATACAAGTAATTGGTCCTATGTAACTGCCTTGCCTACAAATCAGTTTTTCAGTAAAGTATCAGAATTCAGAACATTCATGTTGCTTATTTTTTTATTTATAGTTATTGTCGCTTCCATCCTTTCGATATATATTGCACTTAGACAATATCATCCTATTGAAAAAATGATAGATATCGTAAAACGAAAAGACAATACATATCCACTTAGCAATAAAAATGAACTTGATAACTTGCGTATCATTATTGAAAACTTATATGCAAAACATGAAGATTTAAACAATAAATTTGTAAAACAAGAGCCTTTAGTTCGTGATCAATGTTTAATCACCCTTCTTCAAGGTCATACCAAGGCTGTTAATCAATCTAAGGAATTGTTTCATTCACTTAATCTACATTTTACGGGAGATTATTCCTTTGTGTTCGTTACATCCTTTTCAAAAGAACAATTAAGTGATATTGATATGAGGCAATTGGATTTAGCATCTAGTCAATTATTGCAGGATGCAAGGTTATATAGTGTAGAGTTAATAAATGAAAAAGTAATCGCCTACATCATTAATGGAAACATGAATAAAAAAGAGGAGAAGAAAAAGTTTCTATCCCAATTTATGCAACTACTGATGGCTAATGAAAAAAATCTATGTATAGGCGTTGGCAAAACGTATCCAGGGAAGGAATCGATTAATCGCTCTTTTATTGAAGCATCTGCGGCTTTTGAACATGGGACAGCGAATCAAATTAGAGGAGTCATACATTTTGAGGAAATCAAAGAACAGCAAGAAACAATGTGGCTTCCCAAAACTCATTTACTTAAATTAACTCAAAGTTGCAAACAAGGGAATCCCAAAATTGCAAACGAAGCGATCAAATCACTAATTGCGTGGCTAAGTGATGCACCTATTCATTTGGTCAAACATATGCAATACGACATTATCAACACAATCATCAAAACCGCAAGCGAAACCGGTATTTCTATTAATCTAAAGAAAGCAGATTATCATTTTGATGTAGGATCATTCAAACAATTTGAAAGCGATTTAGCCGAATTAGCAAAAGAAGTTTGTTTAGAAATATCACAAAAGAAAGAAAACCAAAAGAATCAATTGCAAATTGATATATTAACATATATTAATAATCATTTTCAAGACTATGCTTTAAGCCTTGAAAACATGGCACAAAATTTCAATCTATCTGCTTCTTACTTAAGTAGATTTATCAAAGATGAGACACAAAAGACATTTTCCCAATATGTTTGGGAATTGCGGCTCGCTGAGGTAAAGAAACAATTAATCGAAACCAACTCTCCAATTAAGGAAATTATCTCCGAAGTTGGTTATATTGACGCTCCAAACTTCACTAGAAAATTCAAAAACTCAGTTGGATTAACACCTAGTGAGTATCGGAATATACACTCTAAAGCAAAATAG
- a CDS encoding AraC family transcriptional regulator, translating into MFFRSKKLKNRLVYKYVISNLLVFLIPVVFMSVFIYHNSVSGLRMEIEQSNINKLKQIENMTNERMNEFEKITFRISHDPRLTPYMMSHDYYSGEAREELKKYKDNSSIIEEIFVYFYDNENYIYSSNGLSSLDTLTQKMYQFKKWEKEDLVSDLYTTKAMIKPAGDVTLNKSVHDRIIAFLYPIAPNNPQPYGTVMYFVEETVLTNLIENILGDYQGNTYILDENSHMIVSAMNDQKIELDNLDESILNTQGVNKIQLKGKEYSVVSVKSEVSGWTFFTIMNTNQFFERVVHMETFIVLLLISLLLLGFVIAFLFGQKQYKPIQSLFELTKMNDRKDTVLDGKNEIESIRNRITSIYKDHKSITETLDLQMPYAKEKLLAKLLKGDFQNNSEIYSMLHALNIKMNDGFYFVAIIELAEVGCEEEYIKKREHLINLLSEISFSNATAYGVDLLYNDAIALIININKKTENVKKERRIFARQIQQYIKKTSLTDPLIVAVGTIYDKKSFINRSYIEALATMEYKLSVPQGSIVYFEELGSSTEKSLGYPKEDQIKLAQSLKQGDQVVAIETLQNIFASLGKTELSIHVLKCICFDITNTVIKTGIELGMTEDFGDFKGIADFNSVEQLNNRLTTVILQICKKVEAKKESHNEKLRIGIMDYIDSHYKEYGLSLEVIATKFELSIPYLSKFIKEQTGETFTQYVVKLRMSEVKKQLRETDKTIEKIIMNVGYKDVANFTRKFKQIEGVPPGQYRKLNRS; encoded by the coding sequence GTGTTTTTTAGGAGTAAAAAGTTAAAGAACCGATTAGTCTATAAATATGTTATATCTAATTTGTTGGTATTTCTAATTCCTGTCGTATTCATGAGTGTTTTTATTTATCATAATTCTGTATCAGGCCTGCGTATGGAAATTGAACAGTCTAATATAAATAAATTAAAGCAGATCGAAAATATGACTAATGAGCGCATGAATGAATTTGAAAAAATAACATTCAGGATATCGCATGATCCTCGTTTAACGCCTTATATGATGAGTCATGATTATTATAGCGGAGAAGCAAGGGAAGAATTAAAAAAGTATAAGGACAACAGTTCGATCATAGAAGAAATATTTGTTTACTTTTATGACAATGAAAATTATATATATTCCTCCAATGGTTTATCCTCTTTGGATACCTTGACTCAAAAAATGTATCAATTTAAAAAATGGGAGAAAGAGGACCTGGTCAGCGATTTGTATACCACCAAGGCGATGATCAAACCAGCTGGGGATGTCACTCTTAATAAAAGTGTTCATGACAGGATTATTGCCTTTTTATACCCAATCGCCCCAAATAACCCCCAACCATACGGAACTGTTATGTACTTCGTTGAAGAAACTGTATTAACAAATCTTATTGAAAATATTCTAGGTGACTATCAAGGAAATACGTACATTCTCGATGAAAACAGCCATATGATTGTATCAGCAATGAATGATCAGAAAATAGAACTGGATAACCTGGATGAGTCAATTCTTAATACGCAAGGGGTTAATAAAATTCAGCTAAAGGGAAAAGAATATTCAGTAGTATCGGTTAAATCGGAAGTCAGCGGTTGGACCTTTTTTACAATAATGAATACTAATCAATTTTTTGAACGGGTTGTTCATATGGAGACATTCATTGTGTTACTTCTAATCAGTTTATTGTTACTAGGTTTTGTGATCGCGTTTTTATTTGGTCAAAAACAATATAAGCCAATTCAAAGTTTATTTGAATTAACAAAAATGAATGATCGGAAAGACACTGTCTTGGATGGGAAAAATGAAATAGAATCCATACGAAATAGGATTACTAGTATATATAAAGACCATAAAAGCATAACGGAAACATTGGATTTACAAATGCCGTACGCAAAGGAAAAGTTATTGGCAAAATTGCTAAAGGGAGATTTCCAAAATAATTCAGAGATATATTCAATGCTGCATGCGCTAAATATTAAAATGAATGATGGGTTTTATTTTGTTGCTATTATTGAATTGGCAGAAGTAGGATGTGAGGAAGAATATATAAAAAAAAGAGAGCATTTAATAAATTTGTTATCGGAAATTTCTTTCTCGAATGCGACAGCATATGGGGTTGATTTACTTTATAATGATGCAATTGCCCTAATTATCAATATTAATAAGAAGACTGAAAATGTAAAAAAGGAACGGCGAATATTTGCTAGGCAAATCCAACAATATATAAAGAAAACTTCATTAACAGATCCTTTGATCGTTGCAGTTGGAACCATATACGATAAAAAAAGTTTTATTAATCGTTCATATATTGAAGCGCTTGCTACAATGGAATATAAACTTTCAGTACCACAAGGCAGCATTGTTTACTTTGAAGAATTAGGATCTTCAACCGAAAAATCATTAGGTTATCCGAAGGAAGACCAAATAAAACTTGCTCAAAGTTTGAAACAGGGTGATCAAGTTGTCGCGATAGAAACATTGCAAAATATATTTGCTAGTTTAGGCAAAACAGAGTTATCAATACATGTATTAAAATGTATTTGTTTCGATATTACAAACACAGTTATCAAAACAGGAATAGAATTGGGAATGACGGAGGATTTTGGGGATTTCAAAGGTATTGCTGATTTTAATTCGGTTGAGCAATTAAATAATCGACTTACAACGGTTATATTACAAATTTGTAAAAAGGTTGAGGCAAAAAAAGAAAGCCATAATGAAAAATTACGAATAGGGATAATGGATTATATTGATTCACATTATAAAGAGTATGGCTTAAGTCTGGAAGTAATTGCTACAAAATTTGAATTGTCGATTCCTTATCTAAGTAAATTTATAAAAGAACAAACTGGTGAAACATTTACACAATATGTAGTGAAACTCCGAATGAGCGAAGTGAAAAAACAATTAAGAGAGACGGATAAAACAATTGAAAAAATAATAATGAATGTAGGATACAAGGATGTTGCCAATTTCACTCGGAAATTCAAACAGATAGAAGGCGTTCCGCCAGGGCAGTATAGAAAATTAAATAGATCCTAA
- a CDS encoding sulfatase-like hydrolase/transferase, whose product MLNKQPNIIFILTDQQRIDTLKAYGGKVSKTPNIDRLVEESVVFNNAYASCPVCTPARASLQTGLYPHNHEMRNNTSEPGCKYDALPNSPKLLSNKLKEQNYSIGYTGKWHLGPGPTEVGYEGDDFPGHGGGGHTYSQYQEYLNEKRLEVKLENKISGHYKGHWAAEVVSPVETTVEYFLTDQAIHYIDQFRQRSDPFYFQLNFWGPHEPYVAPTKHLDLYRDMDIEPWTNFYEESTTNKPAIHNLKRAKSNEWKTFEPYVKHYFANTSLIDEQIGRLLAYLQEHNLYDNTIIIFSADHGESLGIHGGLCDKNFFMYEETCHIPLIVKPQNKMEQTRYEERFVGTCDFYSSILDWAGISKEEAHRDGRSFVPLVNNENVSDWPDHIVTEGNGLSEILYTQRMIRKGHIKYVFNCGDTDELYDLQNDPYEMINEVDNPTFNNILLSMRELLATWMEKHNDRVLGQYKDLRM is encoded by the coding sequence ATGCTTAATAAACAGCCGAATATTATTTTTATTTTAACGGATCAACAGCGTATTGATACTTTAAAAGCTTATGGAGGAAAAGTAAGTAAAACACCAAATATAGACCGTCTGGTAGAGGAAAGTGTTGTCTTTAATAATGCATATGCTAGTTGCCCTGTTTGTACACCAGCCCGTGCATCACTTCAAACTGGATTGTATCCTCATAATCATGAAATGAGAAACAATACTTCTGAACCAGGGTGTAAATATGACGCCTTACCGAATTCACCAAAGTTGCTCAGCAACAAACTGAAAGAGCAAAATTACAGCATTGGTTATACAGGGAAATGGCACCTTGGACCCGGACCTACTGAGGTTGGATATGAAGGTGATGATTTTCCTGGACATGGTGGTGGCGGGCATACATATTCTCAATACCAAGAATATTTAAATGAAAAAAGGCTAGAAGTTAAGCTGGAAAATAAAATATCTGGCCATTACAAAGGGCATTGGGCGGCAGAAGTCGTTTCTCCGGTTGAAACAACTGTAGAATACTTTTTAACAGACCAGGCGATTCATTATATTGATCAATTCCGTCAAAGATCGGATCCCTTTTACTTTCAATTAAACTTTTGGGGTCCGCATGAACCATATGTTGCTCCAACTAAACATTTAGATCTTTATCGTGATATGGACATTGAACCATGGACTAATTTTTATGAAGAATCTACTACTAATAAGCCTGCCATTCATAACTTGAAAAGGGCAAAGTCTAATGAATGGAAAACGTTTGAGCCGTATGTAAAGCATTATTTTGCTAATACAAGTTTGATTGATGAGCAAATTGGTCGATTACTCGCTTATTTACAAGAGCATAATCTGTATGATAATACAATCATTATCTTTTCCGCGGATCATGGAGAATCCTTAGGTATCCACGGTGGATTATGTGATAAAAATTTCTTTATGTACGAGGAAACTTGCCATATTCCACTTATTGTTAAGCCCCAAAATAAAATGGAACAGACAAGATACGAAGAGCGTTTTGTTGGAACCTGTGATTTTTACTCAAGTATATTAGATTGGGCTGGAATATCTAAGGAGGAGGCACATCGTGATGGAAGGTCGTTTGTTCCTCTAGTAAATAATGAAAATGTTAGTGATTGGCCTGATCATATTGTCACTGAAGGAAATGGACTTTCTGAAATTCTGTATACTCAGCGTATGATCCGAAAAGGGCATATAAAATATGTTTTTAATTGTGGAGATACAGATGAATTATATGATCTACAAAATGATCCCTATGAAATGATAAACGAGGTCGATAATCCTACGTTTAATAACATCCTCCTATCAATGAGAGAACTTTTGGCAACGTGGATGGAAAAACATAATGATCGGGTTTTAGGGCAATACAAAGATCTACGCATGTGA
- a CDS encoding YesL family protein, with protein MINTRGLAGVFFGVSEWIFRVMYVHILWVVFTILGLGIFGFMPATSAVFSVIRKWLMKEDDISIFPYFYQTYKSSWKSSNLIGLVMLIIGGFLYIDIKVSQEFLKFAPLHICLLIISFVFFLTCLYLFPVFSHYKLKPLQYIKQSFLLAFSQPLYTISMLLWVSCAYIIYIKIPVVYFFMGASILSYPIMWFSLMSFNKLAKKQIQ; from the coding sequence ATGATTAATACAAGAGGCTTAGCAGGGGTATTTTTCGGCGTTTCGGAATGGATTTTCAGAGTGATGTATGTACATATTCTCTGGGTAGTATTCACTATTTTAGGACTAGGTATCTTTGGCTTTATGCCGGCAACATCAGCGGTTTTTTCGGTTATAAGAAAGTGGCTAATGAAAGAAGATGACATCTCCATCTTCCCTTATTTTTACCAAACTTATAAAAGTTCTTGGAAAAGCTCCAATCTGATAGGGCTAGTGATGTTAATCATCGGTGGCTTTCTTTATATAGACATTAAGGTTTCGCAAGAATTCTTGAAATTTGCCCCATTACATATATGTTTACTAATAATTAGCTTTGTCTTTTTCTTGACTTGTCTATACCTTTTCCCGGTTTTTTCTCACTACAAATTAAAGCCCTTACAATATATTAAACAATCATTCTTGCTTGCTTTTTCTCAGCCTTTATATACAATTTCAATGCTTCTTTGGGTTTCATGTGCTTATATCATTTATATTAAGATTCCTGTTGTATACTTTTTTATGGGCGCTTCGATATTGTCTTACCCAATTATGTGGTTCAGTTTAATGTCCTTTAATAAACTGGCGAAAAAGCAAATTCAATAA
- a CDS encoding sulfatase family protein: protein MKKPNFIIIYCDDLGYGDLGCYGSEHVKTPYLDKLAEEGVKFTNWYSNSPVCSPSRASLLTGQYPSKTGITSILSGKRGATGLPTTTETLATKLKSIGYNTAMFGKWHLGASLDTGPNAHGFDEFFGFRAGCVDYYSHIFYYESPPVHDLWHNEQEVWSNGEYLTELITEKAVTFIEKQEDQENPFFMYVPYNAPHYPMHAPDTYMERFSHLPWDRQVMAAMIAAMDEGVGHIVDTLKKTGNYEDTVIFFSSDNGPSAEVRNWLDGTEDRYYGGSAGIFRGHKASLFDGGIREPAILSYPAVISKGQISEELGVMMDIFPTFLSLAKEPYSEDAFDGKDIVEMVTRDGISPHKQVFWEYNEQLAVRQGNWKLVLNGKLDFDTKVESSIHLSDLKDDPSERTNLAEQNQELVEQMKEDLLKWNEDMKKVSI, encoded by the coding sequence TTGAAAAAGCCAAACTTTATTATTATTTATTGTGACGATTTGGGATATGGTGACTTGGGATGTTACGGATCGGAACATGTGAAAACTCCATATCTTGATAAACTAGCAGAAGAAGGTGTTAAGTTCACGAATTGGTATTCGAATTCCCCAGTATGTTCGCCATCACGTGCTTCTTTGTTAACTGGCCAATACCCTTCAAAAACTGGGATAACCAGTATACTTAGTGGAAAAAGAGGAGCAACGGGACTGCCAACGACTACTGAGACCCTTGCAACAAAACTAAAATCAATCGGCTATAACACTGCTATGTTTGGTAAATGGCATTTGGGTGCTTCCTTAGATACTGGGCCGAATGCACATGGCTTTGACGAATTTTTTGGTTTTCGTGCTGGCTGTGTTGATTACTATTCACATATTTTTTATTATGAAAGCCCACCAGTACATGATCTTTGGCATAATGAGCAAGAAGTGTGGAGTAACGGCGAATATTTGACAGAATTGATTACAGAAAAGGCTGTTACATTTATTGAAAAACAAGAAGATCAAGAGAACCCATTTTTCATGTATGTACCTTATAATGCTCCACATTACCCAATGCATGCTCCAGACACGTATATGGAACGTTTTTCACATCTACCATGGGACCGTCAAGTGATGGCGGCTATGATCGCTGCTATGGATGAGGGGGTTGGTCATATTGTTGACACCCTCAAAAAGACAGGAAACTACGAAGATACAGTAATTTTCTTCTCTAGCGATAATGGTCCTTCGGCTGAAGTACGGAATTGGCTAGATGGAACAGAAGATCGTTATTACGGAGGAAGTGCCGGTATATTCAGGGGCCATAAAGCTAGTTTATTTGATGGAGGAATCCGAGAACCTGCAATTTTAAGTTACCCTGCGGTCATATCGAAGGGACAGATATCAGAAGAACTTGGAGTAATGATGGATATCTTTCCGACTTTCTTGTCATTAGCTAAAGAGCCATACTCAGAAGATGCCTTTGACGGTAAAGACATTGTTGAAATGGTAACAAGAGATGGAATAAGCCCACATAAACAAGTTTTTTGGGAATATAATGAGCAACTAGCTGTCAGACAAGGGAATTGGAAACTCGTATTAAATGGGAAACTAGATTTTGATACTAAGGTTGAGTCTAGTATTCATTTATCTGATCTGAAAGATGATCCAAGTGAACGAACAAACCTTGCTGAGCAAAATCAAGAATTAGTAGAACAAATGAAAGAAGATCTATTAAAATGGAATGAAGATATGAAAAAAGTCTCTATTTGA
- a CDS encoding alpha-L-fucosidase produces MAENNTEALAEKEEKVVENGVHHFSNEKGWVKPEDPVLLEQIEWFKDQKLGFMMHWGPYSQLGLVESWALSDHDAEWSREDVDWESDAEVFKKQYFDLNKSFNPVRFQPDEWAELAKEGGFKYFLFTTKHHDGFCMWDTKTTDYKITDPSSPFHTHKYADIVKHAFDAFRAKGLPVAAYFSKADWHTPTYWKPGMERGTEMWRGPSYDPIEHPEFWEEFVQFTHEQMLELLTDYGRVEVLWLDAGWVSPRSKQDIRLGELVDKAREKQPWLLSADRLIGGPYENIITPEQAVPQNPMDVPWESCITMGSAFSFRYEDDYKPTRELIQLLIEVISKGGNLALNVAAQPDGRLPRGAITRMKEMGAWLKVYGEAVYGTRLCSPYYKENIAFTRKAETVYCFYMYENEDTPIKQEIFIPYTDKVNSIDIVGGSENIKYTSSNEGIFIELPETELGEHAPIAHVFRFN; encoded by the coding sequence ATGGCTGAAAATAATACTGAAGCATTAGCAGAAAAAGAGGAAAAAGTAGTAGAGAATGGTGTCCACCATTTTAGCAATGAAAAAGGATGGGTAAAGCCTGAAGATCCTGTACTTTTAGAGCAAATAGAATGGTTTAAGGATCAAAAGCTTGGCTTTATGATGCATTGGGGACCTTATTCTCAATTAGGGTTAGTAGAGTCTTGGGCATTAAGTGATCATGATGCTGAATGGTCTAGGGAGGATGTTGACTGGGAGTCTGATGCAGAGGTTTTTAAAAAGCAGTACTTCGATCTGAATAAAAGTTTTAATCCGGTCCGCTTTCAGCCGGATGAATGGGCGGAATTGGCAAAAGAGGGCGGCTTCAAATACTTTTTATTTACTACAAAACATCATGATGGCTTTTGCATGTGGGATACAAAGACAACAGATTATAAAATAACAGATCCCAGCTCTCCTTTTCATACGCATAAATATGCTGATATTGTAAAACATGCTTTTGATGCTTTCCGCGCAAAAGGTTTGCCGGTTGCTGCCTATTTCTCAAAAGCAGATTGGCATACACCTACATATTGGAAACCAGGAATGGAACGTGGAACAGAGATGTGGCGTGGCCCATCTTATGATCCAATAGAACATCCTGAGTTTTGGGAGGAATTTGTTCAATTTACTCATGAGCAAATGTTGGAATTATTAACGGATTACGGAAGGGTAGAAGTGCTTTGGCTTGATGCAGGCTGGGTTTCACCAAGAAGTAAGCAAGATATTCGTCTTGGTGAATTAGTTGATAAGGCGCGCGAAAAACAGCCGTGGTTACTTTCAGCTGACCGTCTAATAGGTGGACCTTATGAAAATATTATTACACCTGAGCAAGCTGTTCCACAAAATCCAATGGATGTGCCGTGGGAAAGTTGTATTACGATGGGATCAGCATTCTCATTCCGCTATGAGGATGATTATAAACCCACACGTGAGCTCATCCAATTGTTGATTGAAGTAATCTCCAAAGGTGGAAACTTGGCTTTAAATGTCGCCGCACAACCAGATGGCCGACTACCTCGTGGAGCGATTACTAGAATGAAAGAAATGGGTGCTTGGTTGAAAGTTTATGGGGAAGCCGTATATGGAACAAGACTGTGTTCTCCATACTATAAGGAGAATATTGCATTCACACGTAAAGCCGAAACTGTTTACTGCTTCTATATGTATGAAAACGAAGATACACCTATTAAACAGGAAATTTTTATCCCATACACTGACAAAGTGAATAGTATTGATATTGTCGGAGGATCTGAAAATATTAAATATACTTCATCGAATGAAGGAATATTCATTGAACTTCCTGAAACTGAATTGGGAGAACATGCTCCAATTGCACATGTGTTTCGATTTAATTGA
- a CDS encoding YesL family protein — translation MLNLNGILKWIYDIGSWLAKVMYLHILWVLFTLLGFVLFGVMPATTALFSVIRKSIEGDRETSIFYTFFSTYKKYFLKSNVLGLLMASLGIFLYIDLTISKQMIQSFYIHAVLLVVCFLYFITVLYYFPVFVRYDFRIFKYIKQSFLISLARPFETIAMIVSLVLLYYLFNLIPPLLFFAGSAIIAYPLMWFAYRAFSGIEGKNST, via the coding sequence ATGTTAAATTTAAATGGTATATTAAAATGGATTTACGATATTGGAAGTTGGTTGGCAAAAGTCATGTATTTGCATATACTTTGGGTTCTTTTCACGCTATTAGGATTCGTATTATTTGGGGTCATGCCAGCTACGACAGCATTGTTTTCCGTGATTCGTAAATCGATAGAGGGTGATCGTGAAACCTCTATTTTTTACACCTTTTTTTCGACTTATAAGAAGTATTTTCTAAAGTCAAATGTTCTAGGGCTGCTAATGGCTAGTTTAGGAATATTTTTATATATTGATTTAACAATTTCTAAACAAATGATACAATCATTCTATATTCATGCAGTTCTCCTGGTTGTTTGCTTTTTATACTTTATCACAGTATTATACTATTTCCCTGTTTTTGTACGATACGATTTCAGAATATTTAAATATATAAAACAATCTTTTCTTATTTCACTTGCCAGACCGTTTGAGACAATAGCAATGATAGTTAGCTTAGTCCTTCTCTATTATTTATTCAACTTGATACCGCCTCTTCTGTTTTTTGCAGGCTCTGCCATTATCGCGTATCCGCTTATGTGGTTTGCCTACCGTGCATTTAGTGGAATAGAAGGCAAGAATTCAACCTAA